The nucleotide sequence AATACTCAAGGTAGCATAAAAGCCTAGATCTGGATATGATCCTGTTAGTTCCCAAGCTGCAAAGAGTTGGGCTGGGTCACttcttggatgagaaaaaagtgGTTGCTGTAGGAAGCTCTATTAATGATTCGGTAGATGGCACTCTTCTGTCTCTATTCTCTGTGAATCCCTTTTAACTTGCTGCTTTTTAGCATTTTTAGCCTTCTGCCACCAGAGGTGCCATTTTTCATACAATATATCAAGTCAAGCACTGACCTCTCCTGGTTATTTAAAAGTTCTCATAGCATGTAAGATAAGCCACCAATTCAGAAAGAACTTTACCAAATAACAGTTGTCATTTTCTTGGAGCAATACATTTTACAATTAGATACAGTTTCTGGTCTGGTAGCTGATTTAGGATTTTGCAagattctttttctgttctaaggACTGTTTTGGTTGCAGGGCCTGCagggaagaaaaatcaaatcaagcatttattaagagcctactgtgtgccaggcactgtactaatcaCAGACAAGATTGAATTTAGAAGCTTTTAATACTTTTGATATAACTGGAAAGCCTATGACTTCTTAATCCCAAACTGTTTCTGCATTGTTTAacatccttcttttctttatgtaGGCTGATCAGCTGACTGAGGAGCAGATCGCTGGTGAGTATCACTGATGATGAGAAGTGCCTGGTAGACCAGAACTAGTGATTATTGAATGGAAAGGCACAATCAATCTTTCTGAGAGTTAGGTCCAAGATGAAAGAAAGCAGTAACATCACatgtaacaaataataaatacctactagatgaaaggaaaataatgcaaTGCAGATTGCTGGATGACATTTAACTTTGAATTTCCTACTTCATCAAGTTCCTCAGGAGCTGCTTAAGAATAAGCCAAACTGATTAATTTGCTCCTTTTGACTTACCATTTGGTTTATTAATTGATGAACCCAGTAAGGTAGGACTAATATTTCCCTCAAAAGAATTTGAACTATCGGGCATCTTTTGAAGTTTTAGTTGAGATTTCTCAGTTCTTAGTATTTTTAGTAATTTGAAAAGTCTGTCCTCATGAAACAACCTAAATGGAAATGGAATAAATTTGCTCTCTCTGGAGCTAAAATGTTTGAGAAATAAAACTAGAGAGCAGTCTCTGGTGTCATTAATAAGAATTGGTTTGGGTTTTGACTTTATATTTTGTTGATCATatctgtaaaatttttctttaaggtagtctcatttctaaaattattttttgcagaCCTGTGTGAATGATTCTCTGGTTGCTCATATTTGGTCTTTACCTTAGAAATTGTAATGAcgtaagactttaaaaaaaaacaaaaccagactTTTTAGCTagttagagttgaaagagatatCTAGTTCTGTTCTCCAATAGCCTGTGAACATACTTGGGAAGTGACTATTAAACTACAAACGAAcatctatatacatgtataatatatacatatgataagaATAATGAATACACATATAAAGCATAATTCACAAATCTGTTTTTGGAGAGGAAATATAACCACAAGTAGAATGTATGAGTTTTAGGCTGCTATGAGAAGgtactatgattttttaaaaaaaattattagagtaTTTTTATGGggacattttttcaaataatccAGAAAAACTTGTTTAAGCTTCAGACCTTAAGAGTTCCTGATTATAATCCCTAGATTGAGTTGATATGGTGGCTTTTGTTTTCAGAATTCAAGGAAGCCTTCTCCCTATTTGACAAAGATGGCGATGGCACCATCACGACAAAAGAACTTGGAACTGTCATGAGGTCATTGGGTCAGAATCCAACAGAAGCAGAATTACAGGATATGATCAATGAGGTGGATGCTGATGGTAAGGGCTTTGGAAGTATGAATGAGCACCAGGATTGTGCAACTTTCTCCAGTTAGAACATGTTCTAAGTCTGTCTTTCAGGCTTGTGggtaataaatacataaaagaaagggCTTTAATGTAATTGCTTATGTCTTCATAATCTTTCATGGGGGCAATCGTGGAATCTGCACCTAGTAAAGTACAGTTTTTTATTGTCCTTGCCTACTGAAGTGACTTTCATGGAAACTTGGGAGTCCAGAAAATTTAACATTCTGCTTCTACCAGTTATGttgtcctaggcaagtcacttaacccctcagcAGGCCCAGGTAAATAAGTCAAAGTTAACAGTGGAGTTGTCAGTGTATAAATATAGAAGGACTTTGCATACTGGAAGTTCTCTTCGTAGGTGAAAACACAAATCAGAATCCACTTTGGGGTTTGGTTATTTATCAGTGTTGTTTATGCAGCTTTAAGTTgcattcttcttgttctttctcttgaacTCTTCTAGTTTCTGAATCACCATGTTTTTTATTATTGCCATGACATCCTTGTtttctgtaattttaaaaaaaaaattgtcattcagGGCCTCTCCTGCAAAACATTGTTCTTAGGTACTTAGCTgaataaaaaagaagtagaaatggcCCCTGCCTTTAAAAGACCCTATTGTTCATTTGTAGAGGCCCAGATCTCTCATTTTGTCTCCATAAGTAGGCACTTTTACTGGGTCACATATCAATATTTACCTCAGCTATAGTATATATTAGGTAAGAGAACATTGAGGAGATGTCAAGTTTGAAATGTGAGGTGGGGCAGAGCAAAAGAAGAGTCTGTCACGGAAAGCTGCCCATAAGAGAAGAAATTAACTGAGGGGTCAGTGTTGGAATACCGTTGGCAGGAGTGAGCAAACAATAAAACCATGGCTAGCAGTCTTAGCCCGAGTTTTCTCAGAATGACTAAatggattatattttaaaatctgttaCTTGGATAAATAATCGGGAATTAAATTTGCAAGTTTATACAAATAAGTGGAATTTGTTTGGGGGGGGATGCATGCTTTTTTTAAAGGGTACAGTTTATAGAGAATTCTTAATATGCCTTCCATATGTCTAGTGCTCTATGTTTTCACTTGTGTGCATTATCATTTGCTACTCATAGCAGTATAACTCTGATAGGGGAAGGTGGCGCTGTGTTTGACAGGgagactcagagaaatgaagtgatttctcTAAGGTTCATAGAGAGTAAGTGCCTGAGCTAGGCCTAAACGTCAGTTTAACTCATTACTAATCTGATATTCTATTGATTTATAACTTTGGTTTCCATTCTAATTATTTTGGAAAGTAAACCTAATAATAAATAGCTTTAGATTGTATTAATTTGATTACTGACATACTTAGATATCTAATTAGGTGATTCTCTTCCATCcccaactattttttaaaagaaagggaagCTCATCCATTGGAGTGACAGAAATTGTACTTCCAAGAGATAAACTGCAGTAATTGTAGCTGCTGTGATGAGAACTGatcatacttaaaaaaagaattagctaTGAGATTTGACTACTCCATGGTAAAttaataaatgtcagtttttTAATGTAGCATATAGATAAAATAACATTAGAAATTTTATCCTTTGAACCTCAAAAGTTTATAGTTACAGAGTTTTAACTTTTAGTTAAACTTTAGTTTTAACTTTACCAGAGGAGATAACCACCATCcctagaaatgctaatgatatgAAACTGTTAAGCTCTTGTTATTTGTTTCACTTAACACTAATAGATTATCACCTGGAACAAGTTACTTTTTTCCTCATTGAAGCATTAATGAtaacattgaaataaaaataataattgattgTATTGAAAGATGATTGTGGCGATAAAGATTTTTTTGATAATACAAGAGATTGTTTTAAGTCCTGGTCCAAGATTGGTGAATTTCTTGAACATCTTTAGAATGAAAGGTATTCATTGAAAAGGCTTGTAATGGCCATTGATGGGCAGCAGGATACAGTGGAAGGTATCCTGGATCATCAGAGTACTTGGGTTTAAACCCAGTTCAGCTCCCCAACTTcttgggtgaccttaggcaagtcaaccTCTagggaccttagtttcctcagctataaaataggggATCAGAGGAGGGGCCTCAAAAGTCAGTGAAGTGAAATAACAACAGCTTTATGGGTGTGGTGGGCATCATTGGTATCCGTAAGAACCGAGGTCAGACTTCAACTCTCTGAGCCAGTTCCCACATCTTTAAAAAGAAGGGGTAATAAGAGGATCGAATGAGATGACAAGTACAACGTACTTCTcagacactatataaatgagagatgctattattacgtATTGCAAACATCCTTCCCCTTCTGAGTCCATGATTCCATTATCATTACCTTCTTGTTTataaaggtgtgtgtgtggggggggggctcatccttttcttccatatttaatatatttcacATTAAACTCGGTGAAGGAGATGGTGCCAAAATCCTTGTTTTTGAGGGCCGTTCTAGTCCGTGAGCCTTAGTTTATTAGAAGCATCACTTAGGTCCCTTTAAATTCCTTCTGAGTCGAGTGGATGCAAACATGGAAGGAGAAACATCTGTTCCCTGTGGGAAATGAGCTCAGGAGCCAGACTCTAGGGAACATGAAGGCTCGGCTCATatgatattgtgatttctcttgttcttttgttctttcttgtttTGTTGCTTGAGTGCTGCAGTGGAATTTGGGAGTCAGTTTTATACTCCAGCTATTGTATTAAAAGATGCTATCCTGAAATTAAATGGTCGGGCAGCTAGAAAATTCTTTAAAAGTGTTTTCTGGTCCTGAAATGGTGTTGTTATTAAGTAtctctttcaaaacaaaaaaaccaaaaaccatttttaaaatcaaaattgagtaacctgctttctctttttttttttttaaatttgaggtaATGGCACTATTGACTTTCCTGAATTTTTGACCATGATGgctagaaaaatgaaagatacaGACAGTGAAGAAGAAATCCGTGAGGCATTCCGAGTCTTTGACAAGGTATTGCTGAATCTATGTTATAATAGCAACTCTAAAGGTTATCAGAAGATTATTAAACTGTCTACAAGCTATAATAGATACTTTCCTCCATTATTAGCTAAGCTTTTTGAATGGTCCTGTATCCCTCCTTTATGGAGTAATGTTTGTATTTGTGCTGGGGTAGGACTTTCTTGTGGTTACAAAAACAGGAATTTTTCATTTGTCTGAGCTTTTTATTGGTTTTACAAAGTTAGAGTATTTTTGCTGCAGCTGACTCAGTTACAGAGTATAGCCCTGGAAAACTAAGAATTATTTATGTAAGAATGAGTGTAGAACAGTTGTGTGAAGGACTTAACCTCTCCAACCGAGCAATCATTGACTGTTCACAGGATGGCAATGGTTACATCAGTGCAGCGGAACTGCGTCATGTAATGACAAACTTAGGAGAAAAACTAACAGATGAAGAAGTAGATGAAATGATCAGAGAAGCAGATATTGATGGAGATGGACAAGTGAACTATGAAGGTAAAATTCCCATTACTAGACCTCAAGTGTGGCTTTTTTTTCTgttgagcaaaatattttcttttgcacAAGGAACAATTAAGATATTTTACTAGGTTAAAGTTGCTTTGAAGATAACCAAAAGCTGTGGTTATTTGTCTTTTCAGAATTCGTACAGATGATGACTGCAAAATGAAGACCTCCTCtcaccttttttcccccctctagaTGAATCAAATTGAATCTTTTACTTAcctcttgcaaaaaaaaaaaaaagttcatttattcattctgttTCTGTATAGCAAAACTGAATGTCAAAAGTACCTTCtgtccacaaaaaaaaaaaaatctgcatgtATTGGTTGGTGGTCCTGTCCCCAAAAGATCAAGTTACACATCAGTTTTACAATATAAGTACTTGTACTACTACCTTAAATGATAAGGAAGCACTTAGTGAACTCCTTAAAGTTCCATTTGCTAATGATTATTACACTGTTTGGGCTGGCCAGTTTTTCATGCATGCAGCTTGACAATTGAGCACAGTCAGacatttgtattaaaaaaaaaaaaagaaaaacaaaaaataaaataaaaaaatgtaccCATGTGGGTTATCTAGTTCAATTTGTTAGTATAAATTGTCCTAGCTGgtttactttaaaaacaaaaaagtaaatacaataaAGTAAAATTGGTTTAACTCAGGATGGTATGCAGCAAAATGGTTGAAGGATGCAGAATTTCAAGATGATGTAGCCCTTATGGTGGTTCTTCTGTACTTAAGAGTGCTCCAAAACCCTAATGATGATTTCAAACTCTGGATGGCATGTCTGTGTTTCTATTGGCTTAGCATTGTCTGCATTGCACTAGAGTGAAACGGGATGTCAGGCTGTTACCGTTCAcacaaaatttttgaaaagaaaccTTCACCAAGGGAGCATCTTTGGACTCTCAATTTTTAAAACCTTCTGTACCATGACTTGGAGCCGGCAGAGTAGGCTGTGGACTTCAGCACAACTATCAACATCGCTGTTCGAGATATTACAATTTATGTCCATTCCAAGTTGTAAatgctagtctttttttttttttccaataaaagaCCATTAACTTAAAGTGGTGTTTAAATGCTTTGTAAAGCTGAAATTTTAAGTGGGGACAGGGCAGCTGGAAGCTGGGgcgtgggggaggaggggaaggattgTGCTGGCAGACCAGTACATATTCAAACACCCATACCTTTGGGTTATTTCCCCCCCTCCATCCTCCCAGTAGGAAGAACCAACCTCTCTTGAGTCTTGAGATTCTTTTACCAGAGACAAACATACTGATCagctttcttccccctccccccatacaaTAAAAATGTAAGTCTAGATGGCCTTTTTTACTGCTAACAATGATCGATTCAGGCAGAACACCCTGAAGAAGAAACGTCTGTTTTCTAAAGCACGTACCTGGGATTTCTGTCAAACATGCTGATAACCTGCTTTATGTAACTCTTACTGACACCATCTATGGGAAAGACATGATTCATGATTTAGTATGTCACAGTGTAACTCAATCCTTGTTGTGTGTGATAGAAGCAGTAGGCTACTTTTCTAAATCAATCTCTTCATGCCTAAAAGACTACCTTTCACCCTGCGACTCGCAACTAATTTATGAACGCTGTTCACAAAGCATCTCTTTgggtttcttctcttttctgccccttccttcccacccccagtGGCTCCTCCCCCATTTGCTCTAcctttctactttatttccaaatagaacTGTGCCCTCTGTGTGTTTGCTAGTTCACAGCTTGTAAGTAGAACTCCAGCCTGGAGTGAATTTTGTGTCTAATTATAAACCCTGTAACCAAAACTATTAGAAAGTGCTGACACCAAATTTTGGGATGGCATCAGCTCatactaaaaaaaaagtcactttaaaCCCACGTTGCATTAAGTGGGCCACGCTTTGTAGGAGgctggatttttttctctgtgttaaATTAGTTCTGTGCAATTAGTAAGTTTGTAGCTTTCGAGTCCCTGTGTGTTTATCGAGTTTTATTTGTCTGGGGCATGATGGGATACTGTTAGGGAAATCTGAGAATGAGTGCTACTTTGCAGCTAACTAATGTACGAAGGGGCTGATCCCTGAAGCATTTTGCAGTTTTGCTAATGTTTCTGCCAGAGGATGGTTAGGAGCagggagatgtggcaaaactcTGATCTCTTTGCTTTGGATACTTGGCTATGGCTGAAAGTTAGTGACCAGCCCGTGGTTTGGAAAGACTCTATTCCGGTTAAAAGTTAAGCCTATCACTGCTTGTTTCTCCATAATATATGGAGATACACTCATATTTGGGCAGGTGATCCATCGACAATGGCTTTTAGACATCAGATCTGGTGCTGGGAATTTCCCCACGCTGGGATTGCTACTGGAATGACTAGCTAGGAATTTTAATAACTTGATAGCCTGTGATAtttcttgcttgttttttctGTGTGTTGGGGACAGGGAGGGGGAGAGGTAGATATAGAATAGAAAATTCCTCAGTTGATGACTTCTTGATGTTTTAAGAGAGGTGGCAAATCTCAAGCCTTTCCAACTTGGATTTTTCCACCTAGCCCCTTTCCTAATACCAaaggggttttttaaatttaagcactaaatatttaataaacttgATTCTTCGCTTTAGGGTCCTTTTGAGCAGCTAGCATCCTGTTCTGAACCCCTGCACCTTCCCCAAAGAATGTCTACCGACAATAAATGTGCAGAAGTAAAGAAATAAGCTGGTGAGAAGTAGGCAAACATAAGGTAGCTTTTCCCCCCTCCTGGTGTTTGGGTAGAGACAAAGGGaactgagttttattttttattttttggtaagaaTCAAGTGTTTGGTGTAAACAGAAGCTGGAAATGGTGATGTTTTTGAGTGAGTGAGTCATAGGCTAGTGATAATGCTGTTGAATTTGTTAGCACCTCTCAACTACTCTTGCCCCTAACCctgctttataaatatatgcatatatatgtatatatatatacatataaagtcaCTAGTCTACTGGCATCCTACTTTAGCCTAAGATATGCCATAAAATCACTCAGTACTTGGCAAACACTTTCTCATGGTTTTGTTCTCCATCTGTTTGGGGGTAGGTGTTGAGAGAGAGGCAAGCATATCTTGATATTTCAGATGGGTTTTTGATGCACTATTGCCAAGGAAggctttttctgattttttgacAAATGAATTTTTTGCACACACTTTAATTGGTGTCTTTCAGCAACCTAAAACATTGAAAATTCGCTactgtacatatttttatattctctttataAAATGCATGTTTGATTGTATTTGTAACAATATTGTAATGGCTGTCCAGTAGGCCTAGAGCTGATATGTTTAGTGTCAGAGGAGTAGCATACGATCCCCTCAGCATACTGGGAATTTATTCCTAATCAAAGAATGTAAATCTGGTCAAGCCTGTTCTTCTTTTACTCAATTATCATTTTGAAAAATGGACTTTATTGTGCACCCCCCCAAACTGCTTGCTCATCCTTTGACAGCTAGAATCCACTAATTTGTCTTAATCCATCCCTTTAGCTAGCAATTTTTATCCCCTTGAAATTGACTTTTAGGAGAGTAGGTGCTCTCTACCATATGTATCTCTGCAGTGGAAGGTAGTGAAATAATGTGGAGTGGTGTTGTCCCCTCCCCAAATTCAATATTATAACCATTAAACACTTCTGTAGCAAAACTCATAGTAGTTCTTTTGTTACCAAAGTTGCCCTTCATGATGGCTTTTTGGAAAAGATGTAATTGAAAGTTTCTGTAAAAGATCAAAATGTGTAGAGGTTTAACCACCTCTTTGATGGGGGACCAACTTATGGAAATATTGTAAATAAGTTTATTTATAAACCTGGCACtgtattcaataaacatttctgcAGCCTTTCATCTCTAACCGTGAAGTCTATAggtttttagctttttttttttttcttttaaagcttttataCTCTCCACACTGCACAAGTTAGACCCATTCTTTGTGGAAGGCAATACCAGAGGGCTCTGGCTACAAAAAGGGGGAATGAAGAAAACCtttcatatgaatatataattctACTATGGGCTTATGTGTTATATCCTTACTGTTTACAGTATCCTGTTCTTTGTAGAACTGGACTGAACAAGTAGGCAGCTGAAGCAAAACTCGTTTTCCTATTTGTCAGATAGTGATGAATGACCTCATACTAGGAACATTCTTTGGTCTGAGTCTGATATCCACCTGATACATCAGTGGAGGGTGCAACTGAGGTCAAGGTTACTCAGAATGGGTTGGTTACctttatgaagaagaaaaaaaagccctTTCATGGGCACAGACCATATCTTCAAACCCATTCTCCCAAGCTTATGTTGGTAGCCCAAATCTCACTtgtaatcaaatatttatttgttgatctgtaaaataaaaaggagtaACTCAAAACAATAATCATCtgctgcaaaagaaaaaaatcagaaaccccTGTCACTTTGTTGTcaagtgatcttgggcaaatgacttcattTTAGGGAAGAGGCTGGACTCCTATCACTTAGATGATGCCATTTTAGAACATGTAACAGTTGGATTTAAAAGAAGGATTTAGATGGTTATCTGGCATTTTAACTACTCATCCCTATTCCATTCAGTCATTTTATGCAATCTACATTTAGGTAGGCAGTGGAGTTGATTGgaacatttggagtcagaagacttaggtACAAGTTCCAGCTCTAGTCATTGAGTTTGGGGTCAAGACCTAGATGAATCCCAGCCAGTGAcgttgggaaagtcacttcattttttctAGGTGTAGGTTCTCCTTTTACTACAAAGTGAGGAGTTGGACAAAATGAGCCACGCTCCTTTGCAGTCTTCTGTGATCCTACTTATTACcagtgtaattaaaaaaaaaaaaaggcaacttcCTTTACCAGTCTGGACCTCATCTACGAAATGAGGAGCTTGTACTACTACTAGCCATTTTCCAGAACCAAAATGTTAGGAATCTTTTAAGTTCAAATTCATTTTAGGTATTAAAATGGCATGATTATATAGTTATTTAGCAAGTGATACTGCTGATAATGTGAGTATTGCAAAGTATGTTAGGGATTGGCAGTTTGGGATATCCTCTTAGAACTCTTTAATTACAGGATTTAGAGCTATAAAAGATGATAGCAATTAAATAGCCCAAGCTCCTCACTAGAGATGAAGACATTAAATGACCTACCAAGATCAAGAGAGCAAAGAGTAAGAACAGATGTCAAATCCAATTTGCTGACCCTAAGTCCAGTGATATTTCTACTTTGTTGTCTAggcctttcagttgtgtctgacttcatgacctcatctggagttttcttggcaaagttactggagtgatttgccatttccttctggagctcaatttacagttgaggaactaaggcaaacagggttaaatgggtTGCCTAGGGTCAAATGATATTGGGCAAATAACTTcacttgagggaagagactggaCTTGGGTGATTCCCCCCATCACTTCGATGTTTCCCTTTTAGGACAGTATAACAGATGGATTTAAAAGAAGAATCTAGATAACATCAAATGTTGCCCAGCTAGTAAGAGCCTAAAGCTGgttttggattcaggaagataggtcttcctaatttccaaaaccagtgctctatccactccaccTCTAGCTGCCTATATTTCTACTACCGATGGCACTGTGTCTCTGCACTACAGGGTTAGGGCTCTTCTGGGTCCCTGGTACTCTGGGCCCTTAGCAAAGGTCATTCTTTTTTCAAGCTTTCTGCTGCCCTGTAGCTTAGTAGTCATGGTTTCTTACTAAGTTCTAGTTCCTAATTAGAAGCAAAGAGAGGAGAAGCACAAGTTGAGTactccattttttcccctcaacaTCAGGGTGGTTTTGGGACTCCGATTTATCTGTACCATCAAAGAGAATGAGTTCAGGGAAAGCAATTCCCATCTCTGAAGTTCTTCAGGCTGGTAACTCAGGATGCTGTAGAAGAGATTTATGCTCAGGTTGGATTTGGACCTGATGATGTCTTCTAGccttagaatcaaagaattatagaaattagatttgaaaaagatcttagagactgtttaatccaacccctcattttacagataataatattaatagctatcatttatatagtacccTAAGGTTTCAAAATGCTTTACCTGTTCTCAGCAACAACCTTATAAGGcaggtgttgttattattcccattttacagatgaggagactgagaatgggagaggttaagtgatttccctaggGTCGTGCAGCTAGTAtttgaggcagatttgaactctggtattCCTgtcattgggcagctaggtgacacagtggaatGAATACcagacttgggagtcagaaggacctgagttcaactccagcctcaggtgcttaccagctgtgtgaccttctgcaagtctcttaaccctgtttgccttagttcctcatctgtcaaatgagttggacaaagaaatggcaaaccactccgacatctttgccaagaaaaccccatggacgtTATGGTCCATGGGGTTGCAGTCAGACACAATTGCAAAcaacattgtatttttatttattttgttaagtattcccaattacattttattctgtttttgacTGCACTCAGGAGGGTAATGAGTCACAAGCTGTTTGAGGGCCACATGTTGGACACCTCTGCTAAAGGGAATCTGAGAGATCATTTAATTTAATCcgtctattttacagatggttGAGACTAGAATTTAGGTGACTGTGCTCTGAGctgatgaaattatttttaaatctgcaGTTACACTGGGGGTAGgagtgtgtgcctgtgtgtgtctgtgtgt is from Gracilinanus agilis isolate LMUSP501 chromosome 2, AgileGrace, whole genome shotgun sequence and encodes:
- the CALM1 gene encoding calmodulin-1 isoform X2, translated to MRSLGQNPTEAELQDMINEVDADGNGTIDFPEFLTMMARKMKDTDSEEEIREAFRVFDKDGNGYISAAELRHVMTNLGEKLTDEEVDEMIREADIDGDGQVNYEEFVQMMTAK
- the CALM1 gene encoding calmodulin-1 isoform X1, with the protein product MADQLTEEQIAEFKEAFSLFDKDGDGTITTKELGTVMRSLGQNPTEAELQDMINEVDADGNGTIDFPEFLTMMARKMKDTDSEEEIREAFRVFDKDGNGYISAAELRHVMTNLGEKLTDEEVDEMIREADIDGDGQVNYEGKIPITRPQVWLFFLLSKIFSFAQGTIKIFY